One genomic window of Medicago truncatula cultivar Jemalong A17 chromosome 1, MtrunA17r5.0-ANR, whole genome shotgun sequence includes the following:
- the LOC11414190 gene encoding 40S ribosomal protein S18: MSLVANEEFQHILRVLNTNVDGKQKIQFAMTSIKGIGRRFANICCKKADVDMNKRAGELSAAELDNIMTVVANPRQFKVPDWFLNRKKDYKDGKFSQVVSNQLDMKLRDDLERLKKIRNHRGLRHYWGLRVRGQHTKTTGRRGKTVGVSKKR; this comes from the exons ATG TCTTTGGTTGCGAACGAAGAATTTCAGCACATTCTGCGTGTGTTGAACACAAATGTTGATGGAAAGCAGAAGATCCAGTTCGCAATGACCTCAATCAAGGGTATTGGAAGAAGATTTGCTAACATCTGCTGTAAGAAAGCTGATGTTGACATGAACAAGAG GGCTGGTGAATTGAGTGCTGCAGAGTTGGATAATATTATGACAGTGGTTGCGAATCCTCGTCAATTTAAGGTTCCAGATTGGTTTTTGAACAGAAAGAAGGATTACAAGGATGGGAAATTCTCTCAGGTTGTCTCCAATCAACTCGACATGAAGTTGAGAGATGATTTGGAGAGACTCAAGAAGATCCG TAATCATCGTGGTTTGAGGCACTACTGGGGCCTTCGTGTTCGTGGTCAGCATACCAAGACTACTGGCCGCAGAGGAAAGACAGTTGGTGTGTCAAAGAAGCGTTAA
- the LOC11409163 gene encoding UDP-rhamnose/UDP-galactose transporter 6 produces MAPSSKAEKKAAVDAAAWMFNVVTSVGIIIVNKALMGGYGFSFATTLTGLHFVTTTIMTLVLRVLGYVQPSHLPLSELLKFVFFANFSIVGMNVSLMWNSVGFYQIAKLSMIPVSCLLEVCLDKIRYSRDTKLSIGIVLLGVGVCTVTDVSVNMKGFVAAFIAVWSTSLQQYYVHYLQRKYSLSSFNLLGHTAPAQAGSLLLLGPLLDYWLTNKRVDQYSYDAASSMFLILSCTIAVGTNLSQFICIGRFTAVSFQVLGHMKTILVLIMGFFFFGREGLNLHVVIGMIIAVVGMMWYGNASSKPGGKERWSLPTSKTESR; encoded by the exons ATGGCTCCTTCAAGCAAGGCTGAGAAGAAGGCAGCTGTAGATGCTGCGGCATGGATGTTCAATGTTGTCACATCAGTTGGAATTATCATTGTAAACAAAGCTTTGATGGGTGGTTATGGCTTCAGTTTTG CTACAACGTTAACGGGTCTTCATTTTGTTACTACAACTATTATGACGCTCGTACTACGGGTGCTGGGATACGTCCAGCCATCTCATCTTCCATTGTCCGAACTtctaaaatttgttttctttgctAACTTCTCTATTGTCGGAATGAATGTCAGTTTAATGTGGAACTCAGTTGGATTCTATCAA ATTGCCAAGTTGAGTATGATCCCTGTATCCTgcttgttggaagtttgtttgGACAAGATTCGCTATTCAAGAGACACAAAACTGAGCATAGGTATTGTTCTTTTGGGAGTTGGTGTTTGCACTGTTACTGACGtgagtgtaaacatgaaagGTTTTGTTGCTGCCTTTATAGCAGTTTGGAGCACATCTCTGCAGCAATAT TATGTTCATTATCTTCAACGGAAGTATTCACTAAGTTCTTTCAACCTTTTGGGACATACAGCACCCGCACAGGCTGGATCACTATTGTTATTGGGCCCTCTTCTAGACTATTGGTTGACAAACAAAAGAGTTGATCAATATTCTTACGATGCAGCCTCTTCG ATGTTCTTAATCCTGTCATGCACCATTGCAGTTGGGACCAATCTCAGCCAATTTATCTGCATTGGCAGATTTACAGCTGTATCTTTCCAAGTACTTGGACATATGAAGACAATACTTGTTTTAATAATGGGATTCTTTTTCTTTGGGAGGGAAGGTCTTAATCTTCATGTAGTTATAGGGATGATAATAGCTGTTGTTGGAATGATGTGGTATGGTAATGCCTCATCAAAGCCTGGTGGAAAGGAACGTTGGAGTCTCCCTACCAGCAAAACAGAAAGTCGGTGA